AAGCAAATTTAAGTGTATGCTTTACATTCAGTATGTCTATAGATCTTAGAAGAAAAAGACCTTAACAACAAAATAATTTGGGTTAGGTGTTTGCCTGTGGGCTGTTGAAGTCTGCACACACATAGTGCAAAATTGTTGCTAATGCACATTATATTCAGCATTGCAGCACAGAGACACACACTGATTATGCTGAAAGCTCAGTGATGAATAAACACGCTTTAAAATCACTTTTTGgggttaataattattattttaccatgTTACATCTCTTACACACCAGACTATGGGGTCAATTGCAACATTTCACTCAACTTGTTTGAAACTAAACTGCTATTTTTGTTCGAGCTGCAAAGATAGAATCACAACAATTTAGTAGCAGACACTTGTAACTAGTAAAGATATAGAGAGAAATGTAAAACAGTTTTACAACTATCCCCAGTTTCCTCCACTCCACAATTTGGGGCCGACCATAGGAAAGAGCCAGATCTCTTTTTTCCTTTAATCTTGATCTGGGAACCTTTAACAATTTCTGACTTGATGACCTGAAACATCTAGCCGATATGTTAGATATGTTAAATTTAAGATAAATAAGAATGTGCCAGGCTATTTAAGACCTTAAATACAAAGAGCATCATTATAATCTCTATTTCTAAACATCGGCTACTCTGAATGTAGGTTTGAGTTTTGTAAACATAAAACTAAATGGAGAAcacattatgtttttattgtagctgattcattcaattcaattcatctttatttctatagcgctttttacaatagtGCCAAAGCAGTTATAGACAAAGAGACTAAAAAGCCATAACAATATTTCAGACTGTGGAACATTCCAGCATACAATATGAGGCATTTAGGAAATCTCTTTAATATGCCTGTTAACATATTAATTCAATATGCCATACAGATAAAGGACATCAACATTTCTGATACATTTAAATATTCTACATTGAAATTCATATATACTGTAGCATGAAAGGCATGGCATTATGAAGCCTGGATTTGTTTCTCAAAACTACATTATTAATGCATTGACTTTTTTACAGCCAAACTAAAGTTCACCTGGATACATTTCtgaagcaaatatttttttttcttatatctgACAGACTCAAACCATAAACAAGAGGGTTGAGGATGGGGGGTATCAAAAGAAACTCCAGTGATACAAAAATTGACAACCCTACTGACATGTTTAAATTGACAACTCGACTCAAAGTGATCTCAGATATGACAGAAACTGAGAAATTTAAAAGGACCACTATGTGTGGAACAACTGTTTGGAAAGATTTCCTCTTGAACTGTGATGAACTTCTTTGACAAATGATTAGAATTTTCACATAAGAATATATAATTAAACTTAGAGGAATGATTACAGTTGTTATCAGCACATACAAGCccataatattaacaataatgcTATTTACACACGAGAGCTTGACAACTTCATAGTTGTGGCAGTACACTTTCCACAGTTTGTTGCCACACATTTTAAGCCCTGCAGAAAAAATGGCAATAACACCAATACAAAGCATTGAATATGCCcagtttaaaagaaataaaagagtCAGGAACCTTGGTGTAATTATGCTGTGGTATTGTAAAGGCTTACTTATTGCAACAAATCTGTCAAGTGCCATTAACATTAATATTGCATTCTCATTTGTTATGTACGAGTTAATTACTATAGATTGTAAGATGCATGCTTCACGGGAGATTAAGTGTGTATCAGAAAGCAAGTCTATCAGAGCTCTCGGAAAAAAGCCGGCTGTTCCATACACAGAGTTAACAGACAAACAGGAAATCAGAATGTACATAGGCTGGTGCAATGTGCGGTCCCAAAATACAGTAATGGTAATGAGAGCATTAAATAATATGATAACAAAGTACAGAATCAGTCCTGTAGTGAACAAAGCATATCTTATGTCCCCAAGATTTTCAAACAGCATGAAGTAAAAGTATGTCCCGTTATCCATTTTCACACAAGCAACTGATAACTTCTTTGATCTGAGGAAGAGAGCAGGCAAAGTTCAACACCTTATACAGTAAATCAATACGTCAAGCTTAAATATGATCTTTTAAGCATTagttcatattttttatatatttatattgtcttAAGGcatgcattattatcattatgaatacaattatttaaatgatcatcTCTGCATTATAACATAATGTGAGGGACATTACAGTAGCTCTTCTGTTTCTGAAGAACTCACTCCGATGTATACCAGCATTTTTATAGTATCTAACTTGTCTCAGGAGGCCCCTCTCACTTGTTTTGCaatacctatgatgaaaatcaacttgtggaagctgtttggacagaactatgtttaggtatagtgtgtccactgtcatattggagtgatattaACATTAAACGtcaaaaataagtcttttttttaatgtactgacgttaaaatagggTTCAAATCCCTGACATTTTGAGGCAcactgcaacgtgacataggagtgcactTTTCCCTGCGcaccgaattgactgacagccatgtattaacatgtttccgtattaacacgtataatcatatccaaaAAACATGActtgcaaagcaactgggattaaaagatctgttcaactctctgtgatcagctgcacctcagaaatgagttttacaagtttaaaatgtttttaaaacagagcattgttgtaataaataaaagactatttAATTCATCAACACAGCCTATTTAATTCatagcaggggcgtagcggacatttaaaagtgggggggaccagcgtgatctcacgagaaaacgtaagtattttacgctttgtcagtttagtggctaattcatacgagttcagtcgtacgaaattgtacgattttaaaaaggaggcgtggcacctaaccccacccctaaacccaaccgtcattggcggatgagcaaatcgtactaaattgtacgaattacatcgtacgaatttgtacgaattagccactaaatcaaaaagttacgaattgccgtgagattgtgttggggggATGGCtaaatgagatcatacgttcatataattattaatcacctgtttctaaatggtctgtctctaaaagtgagggggacgtatcccccccagTTACTATGCCCCTGATTCATAGTGTCAATTACATTACAGCAGTGTATACTAATGTGTATCTTGTCACATTTGGCGCATATGCATCGTCTCCTGGATGCCCACAAACGAATAATAACCTCGCGTGTCTCCATCACCCGACACCCCCCCATCCGCTCTTCAAATACATCACACACCGCTCCTCCATCTTCACACACCCCCCATCAACAAACCCGCATCCCCCCTCCGCTCTTCACATATGCTGTGCAAAGCGAGGCttctgaaacactgaaacagttgaagcaaatgtgtcgaagcttcgaaacgtttcgaaaccccactctacagtgatgCCTAGTGGTCGTTTTTATgaattgcactggaacagcttcagcaaagaacagttgaacAAATTGAGGTATTGAACCCCACTTTGTAGGAGTGAAGCCCTAAGCTATATAGTGGAGTGATTAGGGTTCCTCACTACCATGtggggattgttggttcgaatccaggctggtacagctattttgaaatgctttaatatcagtttgagatgctttgttcgtgtattgttttgtttcaacattggtctgacatccgaataaataCTTTGTGAATAtatatggcttgttttggtccaaaaacagggctgttgctagatcagatacagttgtggacagaagttaacaagaattatttatattattcattacatttcccatttattgtattttattaacgtctaccctaaccctaaacccaaccatcacagtgacCTATTTCTGACCTTGTCAGTCAAATGTCGAttctccaggtctcgaaacgcttctgaactgatcaatgctttgaatcgctttagtcacgtgaccaggtgtttggAAACACTTAGAcacttgacctgggtgtttcggatcatgctttggtACAGTGTTATGAAACGCTAACgcttcaggatctcgacactgtgtcgaaacgtcagtttcatgtCAGCTATCCCTACCCAAGCCATCCTTTagctggcatttgtggatgtagctacatattgtggtacttgaaaaAAGGTTTACCAAAGTAGTCccgagcccatgtggtgatatcgcttatagatgaatgaggattcttgatgcagtgccacctgagggatcggagatcacagtgATTAAGCGTAGGGTTGCGCCCTTGTCCTATACactatacctgccaacactcccgtttttcccgggagtctcctgtgTTTCAGATCCATCTCCCAcccacctcccgtattgttctgtctcctggAAAATTCCCGGAATTCCCACCCCCCCCGCTCCTCAACTTTTTTGTACAGTCCCCATGCGCACCAAGGCGCAACCATCTTGATAGCTGCTCTTCAGTTCGCGCGCACCTTCAACCCCGCTCTTCAGTTCACAAGCAACTTCCCCCCGCTCTTCAGTTCGCGCGCAACTCCCAACTGCAACCCGCTGCCCGCCCGCCagatctgaatgacaggaaaggatgtggAATTTCTGCCATGAAACTCTATGCACACACAGGTGTataggtcacctaatctgctcctgcGTCATTGTTTTAAGAGTGTTACATTCACTTATTTGATTAAACGCCAGTGTGCTACTTTGTTCATCTAGCCAGAGTATCAATCTCACAATATCCATCCCAGTACTTCAGGAATCAATTTACTATAAGGGTACAAAAATAATTATACTTAGCCTTCCTTACAGCAACCTTAAGATTCTAATGCATACAAGTAAGTTTAATTCAAATCACAAATCACTGAGATTGCATTGGAAATATCTACTGAAGACTCTCTGGACTAATTACATACTGTCAATCTTCATCAGCATCTCAACGTCATCAGCCAATTATCTTGgtgatatattatttttatatgtcgCTTTTGTAAGTATAACTAGTTGACTTGGGTTATTATTATATGGACTAAGTCTACTGATTCACATAAAACCTGGGGCTAAAAGTGCTTACCTGACAGGCGTTTTTGGTAACTATTCATTAGTCTGGCCTTTTGTCCAGTTGGAATTTCTTGCTTCTTTTTGTAGTGATTGGAAGTTTGGATCTTTTGCAAGAACAGGATCTTTTCAGGCATTTTGTGTCAATGAACCGGTCCAAAAACCAGATCACGAGTCCTTTTGTGCTGCAGTGTGGTGGCATCATCCATGAGGATATGGTGGGGGTCCTCCCATGTTGGCACTTAATGTATCAGGAATGTATAGTCAACATAGTTTCAGTCAGTTTAGACATCACAATGATCTGAGGGGTTTCTTGCAATTGGGTTTTGCAACCCAggtgaagcatgattcacttactATTTGAATTCCAGATTCTCTCATTTGAGCTCTCGGTTTGTCTGCACTGCTTCTTAATGCTGCTCcggagctttcgtgcagtgagaggtttgcgtctttaataaactatgacagtttgcgttcattttacagtaagaatgattaataaacacatatgaaacagtcacgtctcgctttcagtttcgggctttggtGCGTTTTGCACTCGCACACAAGCGTACCGccccaaagcccaagtgaaccgggctcacctcttccaaccaggccagggccggccaagtgaaccatgcctgagcccaattcagagtactcacacttctcaaacgatcagggaaacgggcctgggcacggttcggatagcatagtgtgagtacgccctaagtcAAAGGTAAGTTCCACTGTCCTGGTTGCAGTGTCATCAGATAGTagtttttttatactgtatatatatttgtctgaTATATCTCCTGTCTCTCCTTTACCTCAATCTCTCTGCTATTACATCTAAACACTCCTTAGCTATCTCTGTATCAGTGAATGGCTTCTTTTTTTGCCTAGTACCCAGGCCGCATGGAAAGATTCATCTGTGGCTCTCTTTTCCTGTCACAGCTCTCACAAGCAACTTATTGGTTGATTCACATGAACAACTTAGCTGTTGTAGTTTTGCTGCCCTCACAACACAATCTCTCTGAAGGCCTTGTCACATCTTTAACAGTAGTAATATGCCTAGCCTTTGCTTTTACCTATATATTTTGTCTATAGAACTTGTTTTGACTGTCAGTATTTCTTGCTTGAAAGGTTTTGTGCAGTTTTGTCTCATATGAATAGAAATGAAAACAGTGAGAATTAGAAAATTAGATAATAAATTGACAACACAAGCAGATACATTGATAAATTGGGCTGACACACTGGACACAGGACAATTATTTAGCGTTTCTTCCCTGCAATTAGCCATGCCCGGCTTGCCACAGCTAAGACAAGTCTCCAACCAATGCATTCTCCCTAAATGCCTGCACCAGTTAATTAAATTGTACTGCTAGTTTTCTTATACACTATTGTAGCTTGTTAATTATACTAGTATTACTCCTAAGGTCTCTTTTGTGTTGTgctgttttttctctctcaccACCAGTAAGCCAGTAATGCCCTGAACCATCCAGCCTTGCTGACCATCATAAAAGATGCCCTCCTGCCTGAACATGCCAGCAACTCACAGCACCTCATtaccatatgtatatatataaactgcttgTCAATACATGACAAGCTGAAAACCATCAGCATGGAAGCAAAGTCAGCAAAGCATTTTTATTGGTAAGAGtttattcaaatgatctggttcTTTTTAGAGTTTTAGACACTAACATCACGGATATAGGAAACTGTCAGGTTTTACA
This genomic interval from Danio aesculapii chromosome 15, fDanAes4.1, whole genome shotgun sequence contains the following:
- the LOC130242119 gene encoding olfactory receptor 4K5-like yields the protein MDNGTYFYFMLFENLGDIRYALFTTGLILYFVIILFNALITITVFWDRTLHQPMYILISCLSVNSVYGTAGFFPRALIDLLSDTHLISREACILQSIVINSYITNENAILMLMALDRFVAISKPLQYHSIITPRFLTLLFLLNWAYSMLCIGVIAIFSAGLKMCGNKLWKVYCHNYEVVKLSCVNSIIVNIMGLYVLITTVIIPLSLIIYSYVKILIICQRSSSQFKRKSFQTVVPHIVVLLNFSVSVISEITLSRVVNLNMSVGLSIFVSLEFLLIPPILNPLVYGLSLSDIRKKNICFRNVSR